A single region of the Salmo salar chromosome ssa16, Ssal_v3.1, whole genome shotgun sequence genome encodes:
- the tshz3a gene encoding teashirt homolog 3 isoform X1, producing the protein MPRRKQEAPKRAAAYSPEELEEMKEHAMEEVVEEEGVDFQEDGESSEKDLLTNEPLGDRDSIVGAELCAQEMDIESHVSEASDPLSDFETTSVNAEEMPVKEHLNGAGVRLDTPLALDTPLALDTPLALDTPLALDTPLALDTLEQMKTIYSSFLTNTYWSPLNFNPTPTQTLTPVEKPPRTSSSSSSSSSSSSYDWHQSAVAKSLQQQASQSRHHPHPSEPSLFSTVQLHRQNPRLYGNIFTGASKFRCKGCSAAYDTLVELTVHMNDTGHYRDDNHERGANGAKGHWSKPRKRSLLEMEGKEDAAKVLKCMYCGHSFESLQDLSVHMIKTKHYQKVPLKEPLAPVAAKMISRKRGPLSGSLDLPGSPSSREVTPKPKASLSGDPNDPSHKVSNPYITPSNRFGHQNGASYAWQFESRKSQILKCMECGSSHNTLQELTAHMMVTGHFLRVTNGNPPNKRGGRPVPEATSPSSVQATPLTQEGVQSIPLAPTFSPPPPSAVSPLAISPPLKDIKKEETEDECTKDMVSHDKVSNGDEDEEVEKFHNSTKYNYLTEEDLKESPKGGFDILKSLENTVTSAINKAQSGNPSCGGYPSIHAAYQFPNSLKLHQGSAEKSSPLKYLFTGGEGVLSSHSKSQPLISPPASQSYPLPHLNNFQAMEELVKKVTEKVAKVERRVKREVSPKREVSPKREVSPKREVSPKGEAHRPPCSSDAAESTGAESLPREWRAVTPANSDSSHSDRASPSARASRRKTVPLPASALRCSTAFITGHAPLEQPFVNPLSALQSVMNVHLGKAAKPTLPSQDPLSLLSRLSQSMAERAAVASSPTHTKRHPEPVACRGICQSSDDQPMDLTKGKRDRGGSMGSDPLTPSSTASSASPSSMVTPAKMTVVSPFTSSSPLHENALLDISDMLRNLTQSAHHVSKPPSRTRITERVTDVVGSTTQEEAEGSMANKRKGRQSNWNPQHLLLLQAQFSSSLRPTSEGKYIMSDLSPQERMHVSRFTGLSMTTISHWLANVKYQLRRTGRTKFLKNLDSGQPVFFCSECASQIRTPAAYICHLEAHLGFRLKDLAKLSPKQTLRESSKGGSDELPLLDPFLFSSAPSSQSQEAGNGTVYRCQLCIRKFASKHAIKLHLSKSHGKSPEDHFLYVSGMGKH; encoded by the coding sequence CTTACTCTCCAGAGGAGTTGGAGGAGATGAAGGAGCATGcgatggaggaggtggtggaagaAGAGGGTGTGGACTTTCAAGAGGACGGAGAGAGCTCAGAAAAGGACCTCCTCACCAATGAGCCACTGGGTGACCGGGACTCCATTGTTGGGGCCGAGCTCTGTGCTCAGGAGATGGACATTGAATCACACGTGAGCGAGGCCAGCGACCCCCTGTCAGACTTTGAGACCACCTCTGTCAACGCCGAGGAGATGCCTGTCAAAGAGCATCTGAACGGAGCAGGGGTGAGGCTGGACACTCCCTTGGCGCTGGACACTCCCTTGGCGCTGGACACTCCCTTGGCGCTGGACACTCCCTTGGCGCTGGACACTCCCTTGGCGCTGGACACCCTGGAACAGATGAAGACCATCTACTCCAGCTTCCTGACCAACACCTATTGGTCGCCCCTGAACTTTAACCCAACGCCAACTCAGACACTGACACCTGTGGAGAAGCCACCGCGGACTAGCAGctctagcagcagcagtagcagcagcagtagttatGACTGGCACCAGTCCGCAGTGGCTAAGTCCCTGCAGCAGCAGGCCTCTCAGAGCCGCCACCACCCTCATCCCTCAGAGCCCAGTCTCTTCAGCACAGTGCAGCTCCACAGACAGAACCCCAGACTGTACGGCAACATCTTCACTGGGGCCAGCAAGTTCCGCTGCAAGGGCTGCAGTGCCGCCTACGACACCCTGGTGGAGCTCACCGTGCACATGAACGACACGGGCCATTACCGCGATGACAACCATGAGAGGGGAGCCAACGGGGCCAAGGGGCACTGGTCCAAGCCTCGCAAGCGCTCCCTTCTGGAGATGGAGGGCAAGGAGGATGCCGCGAAGGTGCTGAAGTGCATGTACTGTGGCCATTCCTTCGAGTCCCTGCAGGACCTGAGCGTCCACATGATCAAGACCAAACACTACCAGAAAGTGCCTCTGAAGGAGCCACTGGCCCCTGTGGCAGCCAAAATGATCTCAAGGAAGAGAGGCCCACTCTCTGGGAGCCTGGACCTCCCTGGCTCCCCAAGCTCAAGAGAGGTGACCCCCAAACCCAAAGCCTCCCTGAGTGGTGACCCCAATGACCCCTCCCACAAGGTCTCCAACCCCTATATCACCCCCAGCAACCGCTTCGGCCACCAGAACGGCGCCAGCTATGCGTGGCAGTTCGAATCGCGCAAGTCCCAGATCCTCAAGTGCATGGAGTGCGGGAGTTCCCACAATACCCTGCAGGAGCTGACCGCCCACATGATGGTGACGGGTCACTTCCTCCGGGTCACCAATGGTAACCCCCCCAACAAGAGAGGAGGCAGGCCCGTCCCAGAGGCCACCTCCCCCAGCTCTGTACAGGCCACACCCCTCACACAGGAGGGGGTTCAGTCAATCCCATTGGCTCCTACATTCtccccccctccaccctctgccGTTTCACCCCTggccatctcccctcctctcaaagACATTAAGAAAGAGGAGACGGAGGACGAGTGTACCAAGGACATGGTCAGCCATGACAAGGTTTCGAACGGGGACGAGGATGAGGAGGTGGAGAAGTTTCACAACTCCACCAAGTATAACTATCTGACTGAGGAGGACCTGAAGGAGAGCCCCAAGGGTGGCTTCGACATTCTCAAGTCCCTGGAGAACACGGTGACTTCGGCCATCAATAAAGCCCAGAGTGGCAACCCCAGCTGCGGGGGATACCCCAGTATCCACGCTGCATATCAGTTCCCCAACTCCCTGAAGCTGCACCAGGGTAGTGCTGAGAAGAGCTCCCCTCTCAAGTACCTATTCACTGGAGGAGAGGGGGTGCTTTCTTCCCACAGCAAGAGCCAGCCCCTGATCTCCCCACCAGCTAGTCAGAGCTACCCCCTCCCCCACCTCAACAACTTCCAGGCCATGGAGGAGCTGGTTAAGAAGGTGACTGAGAAAGTGGCCAAAGTGGAGCGGAGGGTGAAGAGAGAGGTGTCCCCCAAGAGAGAGGTGTCCCCCAAGAGAGAGGTGTCCCCCAAGAGAGAGGTGTCCCCCAAGGGAGAGGCGCACCGGCCCCCCTGTAGCAGTGACGCCGCAGAGTCCACCGGAGCAGAGTCCCTGCCTCGAGAGTGGAGGGCGGTGACTCCGGCTAACAGCGACAGTAGCCATAGCGACAGGGCCTCGCCGTCTGCAAGAGCGAGCAGGAGAAAAACGGTTCCGTTGCCTGCCTCTGCTCTGAGATGCAGCACAGCCTTCATAACAGGCCACGCCCCTCTGGAGCAGCCCTTCGTGAACCCTTTAAGTGCTCTTCAATCTGTGATGAATGTCCACCTGGGGAAGGCAGCCAAGCCCACCCTGCCCAGCCAGGACCCTCTCAGTCTGCTGTCCAGGCTGAGCCAGAGTATGGCCGAGAGGGCTGCTGTGgcctcctcccccacacacaccaagaGACACCCAGAGCCTGTGGCTTGTCGGGGCATCTGTCAGTCCAGTGATGACCAGCCCATGGACCTGACAAAAGGGAAGCGTGATCGAGGGGGCTCTATGGGCTCTGACCCTCTGACTCCCTCATCCACAGCCTCCTCCGCCTCCCCTTCCTCTATGGTGACCCCTGCTAAGATGACAGTGGTCTCTCCCTTCACATCCAGCAGCCCGTTACATGAAAACGCTCTGTTGGACATCTCCGACATGCTGAGGAACCTGACGCAATCAGCACACCACGTCTCCAAGCCCCCCTCCAGGACACGGATCACAGAGCGGGTCACAGATGTAGTGGGCTCCACCACCCAAGAGGAGGCTGAGGGGTCCATGGCCAATAAGAGGAAGGGCCGTCAGTCCAACTGGAACCCCCAGCACCTGCTTCTCCTACAGGCCCAGTTCTCTTCCAGCCTCAGGCCGACATCCGAGGGCAAGTACATCATGTCTGATCTGAGCCCCCAGGAGAGGATGCACGTGTCCCGCTTCACGGGCCTCTCCATGACCACCATCAGCCACTGGCTGGCTAACGTCAAGTACCAGCTGAGGAGAACCGGCAGGACGAAGTTCCTCAAGAACCTGGACTCAGGCCAGCCGGTGTTCTTCTGCAGCGAGTGCGCTTCACAGATCCGGACCCCCGCTGCCTACATTTGCCACCTGGAGGCCCACCTGGGCTTCAGACTGAAGGACCTGGCCAAGCTCTCCCCCAAACAGACCCTGAGGGAATCCTCGAAAGGTGGGTCTGATGAACTGCCCCTCCTGGaccctttcctcttctcttcaGCACCCTCTTCTCAGTCACAGGAGGCGGGCAATGGAACTGTGTACCGGTGCCAGCTGTGTATCCGTAAGTTTGCCAGTAAGCATGCCATCAAGCTCCACCTCAGCAAGAGCCATGGGAAGTCCCCAGAGGACCATTTCCTGTATGTCTCTGGGATGGGGAAACACTAG
- the tshz3a gene encoding teashirt homolog 3 isoform X2: MKEHAMEEVVEEEGVDFQEDGESSEKDLLTNEPLGDRDSIVGAELCAQEMDIESHVSEASDPLSDFETTSVNAEEMPVKEHLNGAGVRLDTPLALDTPLALDTPLALDTPLALDTPLALDTLEQMKTIYSSFLTNTYWSPLNFNPTPTQTLTPVEKPPRTSSSSSSSSSSSSYDWHQSAVAKSLQQQASQSRHHPHPSEPSLFSTVQLHRQNPRLYGNIFTGASKFRCKGCSAAYDTLVELTVHMNDTGHYRDDNHERGANGAKGHWSKPRKRSLLEMEGKEDAAKVLKCMYCGHSFESLQDLSVHMIKTKHYQKVPLKEPLAPVAAKMISRKRGPLSGSLDLPGSPSSREVTPKPKASLSGDPNDPSHKVSNPYITPSNRFGHQNGASYAWQFESRKSQILKCMECGSSHNTLQELTAHMMVTGHFLRVTNGNPPNKRGGRPVPEATSPSSVQATPLTQEGVQSIPLAPTFSPPPPSAVSPLAISPPLKDIKKEETEDECTKDMVSHDKVSNGDEDEEVEKFHNSTKYNYLTEEDLKESPKGGFDILKSLENTVTSAINKAQSGNPSCGGYPSIHAAYQFPNSLKLHQGSAEKSSPLKYLFTGGEGVLSSHSKSQPLISPPASQSYPLPHLNNFQAMEELVKKVTEKVAKVERRVKREVSPKREVSPKREVSPKREVSPKGEAHRPPCSSDAAESTGAESLPREWRAVTPANSDSSHSDRASPSARASRRKTVPLPASALRCSTAFITGHAPLEQPFVNPLSALQSVMNVHLGKAAKPTLPSQDPLSLLSRLSQSMAERAAVASSPTHTKRHPEPVACRGICQSSDDQPMDLTKGKRDRGGSMGSDPLTPSSTASSASPSSMVTPAKMTVVSPFTSSSPLHENALLDISDMLRNLTQSAHHVSKPPSRTRITERVTDVVGSTTQEEAEGSMANKRKGRQSNWNPQHLLLLQAQFSSSLRPTSEGKYIMSDLSPQERMHVSRFTGLSMTTISHWLANVKYQLRRTGRTKFLKNLDSGQPVFFCSECASQIRTPAAYICHLEAHLGFRLKDLAKLSPKQTLRESSKGGSDELPLLDPFLFSSAPSSQSQEAGNGTVYRCQLCIRKFASKHAIKLHLSKSHGKSPEDHFLYVSGMGKH; the protein is encoded by the coding sequence ATGAAGGAGCATGcgatggaggaggtggtggaagaAGAGGGTGTGGACTTTCAAGAGGACGGAGAGAGCTCAGAAAAGGACCTCCTCACCAATGAGCCACTGGGTGACCGGGACTCCATTGTTGGGGCCGAGCTCTGTGCTCAGGAGATGGACATTGAATCACACGTGAGCGAGGCCAGCGACCCCCTGTCAGACTTTGAGACCACCTCTGTCAACGCCGAGGAGATGCCTGTCAAAGAGCATCTGAACGGAGCAGGGGTGAGGCTGGACACTCCCTTGGCGCTGGACACTCCCTTGGCGCTGGACACTCCCTTGGCGCTGGACACTCCCTTGGCGCTGGACACTCCCTTGGCGCTGGACACCCTGGAACAGATGAAGACCATCTACTCCAGCTTCCTGACCAACACCTATTGGTCGCCCCTGAACTTTAACCCAACGCCAACTCAGACACTGACACCTGTGGAGAAGCCACCGCGGACTAGCAGctctagcagcagcagtagcagcagcagtagttatGACTGGCACCAGTCCGCAGTGGCTAAGTCCCTGCAGCAGCAGGCCTCTCAGAGCCGCCACCACCCTCATCCCTCAGAGCCCAGTCTCTTCAGCACAGTGCAGCTCCACAGACAGAACCCCAGACTGTACGGCAACATCTTCACTGGGGCCAGCAAGTTCCGCTGCAAGGGCTGCAGTGCCGCCTACGACACCCTGGTGGAGCTCACCGTGCACATGAACGACACGGGCCATTACCGCGATGACAACCATGAGAGGGGAGCCAACGGGGCCAAGGGGCACTGGTCCAAGCCTCGCAAGCGCTCCCTTCTGGAGATGGAGGGCAAGGAGGATGCCGCGAAGGTGCTGAAGTGCATGTACTGTGGCCATTCCTTCGAGTCCCTGCAGGACCTGAGCGTCCACATGATCAAGACCAAACACTACCAGAAAGTGCCTCTGAAGGAGCCACTGGCCCCTGTGGCAGCCAAAATGATCTCAAGGAAGAGAGGCCCACTCTCTGGGAGCCTGGACCTCCCTGGCTCCCCAAGCTCAAGAGAGGTGACCCCCAAACCCAAAGCCTCCCTGAGTGGTGACCCCAATGACCCCTCCCACAAGGTCTCCAACCCCTATATCACCCCCAGCAACCGCTTCGGCCACCAGAACGGCGCCAGCTATGCGTGGCAGTTCGAATCGCGCAAGTCCCAGATCCTCAAGTGCATGGAGTGCGGGAGTTCCCACAATACCCTGCAGGAGCTGACCGCCCACATGATGGTGACGGGTCACTTCCTCCGGGTCACCAATGGTAACCCCCCCAACAAGAGAGGAGGCAGGCCCGTCCCAGAGGCCACCTCCCCCAGCTCTGTACAGGCCACACCCCTCACACAGGAGGGGGTTCAGTCAATCCCATTGGCTCCTACATTCtccccccctccaccctctgccGTTTCACCCCTggccatctcccctcctctcaaagACATTAAGAAAGAGGAGACGGAGGACGAGTGTACCAAGGACATGGTCAGCCATGACAAGGTTTCGAACGGGGACGAGGATGAGGAGGTGGAGAAGTTTCACAACTCCACCAAGTATAACTATCTGACTGAGGAGGACCTGAAGGAGAGCCCCAAGGGTGGCTTCGACATTCTCAAGTCCCTGGAGAACACGGTGACTTCGGCCATCAATAAAGCCCAGAGTGGCAACCCCAGCTGCGGGGGATACCCCAGTATCCACGCTGCATATCAGTTCCCCAACTCCCTGAAGCTGCACCAGGGTAGTGCTGAGAAGAGCTCCCCTCTCAAGTACCTATTCACTGGAGGAGAGGGGGTGCTTTCTTCCCACAGCAAGAGCCAGCCCCTGATCTCCCCACCAGCTAGTCAGAGCTACCCCCTCCCCCACCTCAACAACTTCCAGGCCATGGAGGAGCTGGTTAAGAAGGTGACTGAGAAAGTGGCCAAAGTGGAGCGGAGGGTGAAGAGAGAGGTGTCCCCCAAGAGAGAGGTGTCCCCCAAGAGAGAGGTGTCCCCCAAGAGAGAGGTGTCCCCCAAGGGAGAGGCGCACCGGCCCCCCTGTAGCAGTGACGCCGCAGAGTCCACCGGAGCAGAGTCCCTGCCTCGAGAGTGGAGGGCGGTGACTCCGGCTAACAGCGACAGTAGCCATAGCGACAGGGCCTCGCCGTCTGCAAGAGCGAGCAGGAGAAAAACGGTTCCGTTGCCTGCCTCTGCTCTGAGATGCAGCACAGCCTTCATAACAGGCCACGCCCCTCTGGAGCAGCCCTTCGTGAACCCTTTAAGTGCTCTTCAATCTGTGATGAATGTCCACCTGGGGAAGGCAGCCAAGCCCACCCTGCCCAGCCAGGACCCTCTCAGTCTGCTGTCCAGGCTGAGCCAGAGTATGGCCGAGAGGGCTGCTGTGgcctcctcccccacacacaccaagaGACACCCAGAGCCTGTGGCTTGTCGGGGCATCTGTCAGTCCAGTGATGACCAGCCCATGGACCTGACAAAAGGGAAGCGTGATCGAGGGGGCTCTATGGGCTCTGACCCTCTGACTCCCTCATCCACAGCCTCCTCCGCCTCCCCTTCCTCTATGGTGACCCCTGCTAAGATGACAGTGGTCTCTCCCTTCACATCCAGCAGCCCGTTACATGAAAACGCTCTGTTGGACATCTCCGACATGCTGAGGAACCTGACGCAATCAGCACACCACGTCTCCAAGCCCCCCTCCAGGACACGGATCACAGAGCGGGTCACAGATGTAGTGGGCTCCACCACCCAAGAGGAGGCTGAGGGGTCCATGGCCAATAAGAGGAAGGGCCGTCAGTCCAACTGGAACCCCCAGCACCTGCTTCTCCTACAGGCCCAGTTCTCTTCCAGCCTCAGGCCGACATCCGAGGGCAAGTACATCATGTCTGATCTGAGCCCCCAGGAGAGGATGCACGTGTCCCGCTTCACGGGCCTCTCCATGACCACCATCAGCCACTGGCTGGCTAACGTCAAGTACCAGCTGAGGAGAACCGGCAGGACGAAGTTCCTCAAGAACCTGGACTCAGGCCAGCCGGTGTTCTTCTGCAGCGAGTGCGCTTCACAGATCCGGACCCCCGCTGCCTACATTTGCCACCTGGAGGCCCACCTGGGCTTCAGACTGAAGGACCTGGCCAAGCTCTCCCCCAAACAGACCCTGAGGGAATCCTCGAAAGGTGGGTCTGATGAACTGCCCCTCCTGGaccctttcctcttctcttcaGCACCCTCTTCTCAGTCACAGGAGGCGGGCAATGGAACTGTGTACCGGTGCCAGCTGTGTATCCGTAAGTTTGCCAGTAAGCATGCCATCAAGCTCCACCTCAGCAAGAGCCATGGGAAGTCCCCAGAGGACCATTTCCTGTATGTCTCTGGGATGGGGAAACACTAG